Proteins encoded together in one uncultured Fibrobacter sp. window:
- the hisI gene encoding phosphoribosyl-AMP cyclohydrolase — translation MKFEDLIKEVKFEVVVDGVALAPAIVQDADKGDVLMMAWMNEEALRRTHECGEMVFWSRSRKEYWHKGDTSGNVMTVVEWAADCDSDALLFKVRMQGPQVACHTGARSCFFKKCEK, via the coding sequence ATGAAGTTCGAAGATTTGATTAAAGAAGTAAAGTTCGAAGTTGTTGTAGATGGCGTAGCACTTGCGCCGGCAATCGTTCAAGATGCCGACAAGGGCGACGTTCTGATGATGGCCTGGATGAACGAAGAAGCACTCCGCCGCACGCACGAATGCGGCGAAATGGTGTTCTGGAGCCGTAGCCGCAAGGAATACTGGCACAAGGGCGACACCAGCGGAAACGTGATGACCGTCGTGGAATGGGCAGCCGACTGCGACAGCGACGCTTTGCTCTTTAAGGTTCGCATGCAGGGCCCGCAAGTGGCTTGCCACACGGGCGCCCGCAGCTGCTTCTTTAAAAAATGCGAAAAGTAA
- the gdhA gene encoding NADP-specific glutamate dehydrogenase has translation MAIKNAYLQKVYDKVVARDPDQALFHQAVREFLESLDPVLEQDKSWETNGVIDRLVEPERVITFRVPWLDDKGNVQVNRGYRVQFNSAIGPYKGGIRLRNEVTLSMLKFLGFEQIFKNSLTTLPMGGGKGGSDFDPKGKSDNEVMRFCQSFMTELCKHVGADTDVPAGDQGTGAREIGYMFGQYKRIRNEFVGVLTGKGLSYGGSLARTEATGYGLCYFTREMLKDLANDSFQGKTVVISGSGNVAQFACQKATQLGGKVVTMSDSNGYIYDPNGINLDIVLDLKNVKRARISEYAKLVPGSEYHEGSKGVWTVKCDIALPCATQNELDLEGAKALIANGVKAVAEGANMPSTPEAIEAFQKAGVLFGPAKAANAGGVATSGLEMSQNSERLSWTFEEVDKKLEGIMKSIYAAASSAAVKYGQKGNLVMGANIAGFLKVADAMKWQGAV, from the coding sequence ATGGCAATCAAGAATGCTTACCTTCAGAAAGTCTATGACAAGGTCGTCGCTCGCGATCCGGACCAGGCCCTCTTCCACCAGGCTGTCCGTGAATTCCTCGAATCCCTGGACCCCGTCCTCGAACAGGACAAGTCTTGGGAAACCAACGGCGTGATCGACCGCCTCGTCGAACCGGAACGCGTGATTACCTTCCGCGTACCTTGGCTCGATGACAAGGGTAACGTTCAGGTGAACCGTGGCTACCGCGTGCAGTTCAACTCCGCTATCGGCCCGTACAAGGGCGGTATCCGTCTCCGTAACGAAGTGACTCTTTCTATGCTGAAGTTCCTCGGCTTCGAACAGATCTTCAAGAACAGCTTGACCACGCTCCCCATGGGCGGCGGCAAGGGCGGTTCCGACTTCGATCCTAAGGGCAAGAGCGACAACGAAGTGATGCGTTTCTGCCAGTCCTTCATGACTGAACTCTGCAAGCACGTCGGTGCCGACACGGACGTTCCGGCTGGTGACCAGGGTACTGGCGCTCGCGAAATCGGTTACATGTTCGGTCAGTACAAGCGCATCCGCAACGAATTCGTGGGCGTTCTCACCGGTAAGGGCCTCTCCTACGGTGGTTCTCTCGCTCGTACCGAAGCTACTGGTTACGGCCTCTGCTACTTCACTCGCGAAATGCTCAAGGACCTCGCTAACGACTCCTTCCAGGGCAAGACCGTCGTGATTTCCGGTTCCGGTAACGTTGCTCAGTTCGCTTGCCAGAAGGCTACTCAGCTCGGTGGCAAGGTTGTTACGATGTCCGACTCTAACGGCTACATCTACGACCCGAACGGCATCAACCTCGACATCGTTCTCGACCTCAAGAACGTGAAGCGCGCTCGTATCAGCGAATACGCCAAGCTCGTTCCGGGTTCTGAATACCACGAAGGTTCTAAGGGTGTTTGGACGGTCAAGTGCGATATCGCTCTTCCGTGCGCTACCCAGAACGAACTCGACCTCGAAGGTGCCAAGGCCCTTATCGCTAACGGCGTGAAGGCTGTTGCTGAAGGTGCTAACATGCCGTCTACTCCGGAAGCTATCGAAGCCTTCCAGAAGGCCGGCGTTCTCTTTGGACCTGCCAAGGCTGCTAACGCTGGTGGCGTTGCTACCTCCGGCCTCGAAATGTCTCAGAACTCCGAACGTCTCTCCTGGACCTTCGAAGAAGTGGACAAGAAGCTCGAAGGCATCATGAAGAGCATCTACGCCGCTGCTTCCTCTGCCGCTGTCAAGTACGGCCAGAAGGGCAACCTCGTGATGGGTGCAAACATCGCTGGCTTCCTCAAGGTTGCCGATGCCATGAAGTGGCAGGGCGCTGTCTAA
- a CDS encoding inositol monophosphatase family protein, with translation MKNSDFLKVAEALAKEAGALCLEIQQNLGDIKYKSKKDVVTRADIASEKLIVEGLRKAFPEHSIRTEEAGIIEGTDPRFRWIIDPVDGTVNFSRGIPFWGISIALHFEGKPLVAVVNLPRLGELFSAVKGEGAFMNGKPIHVSDESDPVHAIVSNGDFNVGDVAKINAQNSKNFAREAETFERVKCFGSAVIEGCFTACGRLDCFVMTMSYPWDIAAIALLVEEAGGKSTHIDGSPMQFVDAEQVAFSNGILHEILVNTVS, from the coding sequence ATGAAGAATAGTGATTTTTTGAAAGTTGCTGAAGCGCTTGCTAAAGAAGCAGGCGCTCTTTGTCTTGAAATCCAACAGAACTTGGGCGATATCAAGTACAAGTCCAAGAAAGATGTGGTGACCCGTGCAGACATTGCGAGTGAAAAACTGATTGTCGAAGGACTCCGCAAGGCGTTCCCCGAGCATTCGATCCGCACGGAAGAAGCCGGAATTATTGAGGGCACTGACCCGCGTTTCCGCTGGATTATCGACCCAGTCGATGGAACCGTGAATTTTAGCCGCGGAATCCCGTTTTGGGGAATTTCGATTGCGCTCCACTTCGAGGGCAAACCCTTGGTCGCGGTCGTGAACTTGCCACGCCTGGGTGAACTTTTTTCCGCGGTAAAGGGCGAAGGCGCCTTCATGAACGGTAAACCGATCCATGTGAGCGACGAATCGGACCCGGTGCATGCGATTGTAAGCAATGGCGACTTTAACGTGGGCGATGTGGCTAAAATCAACGCCCAGAATTCCAAGAATTTCGCCCGTGAGGCCGAAACCTTCGAACGGGTCAAGTGCTTTGGCTCGGCGGTGATTGAAGGCTGCTTTACGGCCTGCGGCCGCCTGGACTGCTTTGTGATGACCATGAGCTATCCGTGGGATATTGCGGCCATCGCCCTGCTTGTCGAAGAAGCCGGCGGCAAGTCAACCCATATCGACGGTAGCCCCATGCAGTTCGTGGACGCCGAACAAGTCGCCTTTAGTAACGGAATTTTACACGAAATTCTCGTAAATACCGTTTCGTAA
- a CDS encoding glycoside hydrolase family 9 protein produces the protein MNCKKYLFSGLALFGLAATTAFAALSTDDYVEAAWMTTRFFGAQRSGEGPNWILDGTNHTTSFTKDSYNGKNVSGGWFDCGDHVMYGQSQGYASYVLALAYAEFTEGFYDLYTGDYSDYKASKDYSMKGGKPNKERDLLEELRYEADFWVKAAISSSAFVTVKGDGNADHTKWVTAGMMSTLGSGEGGEPRSITGNANDAYTPGMAAAMLAVMARMDPEESNQKKYLEAAKTAYSYAKGHKGVTTSGGFYESTWWDGRTQDGVFLAALELYRTTKDETYKKDAEKIFDDLEFMKGTYTRLSYSNAVPLSVVLGAGVLELEPGGQYRDVERFLDKLYQEKVSSSGVFLVETSGSDHFHVRSPAGGAFLYALYAKYFDDDTYDDQVEKNIAYLLGDNSNKKSYVVGFTKNGANAPKSPHHRGYYGNEDPGREVDSGLQPPEKNKLLGGMIAGNFNSGSHSGTVSNWQENEVCVDMNAPLVGALGYILSKKAPKTDEELGVKSVAKKDTVKKDTVSKDTVKKDTVVKDSGDAIIPRLSLTKNFNLISSGSMVSVSQMLNMPFRVQVFDLTGKLVQEVKSEGKNLEFKIESKGVFRVRVISARASEMFTVKAY, from the coding sequence ATGAATTGTAAAAAATACCTTTTTTCGGGTCTTGCCCTTTTTGGCTTGGCTGCGACAACTGCTTTTGCTGCGCTCAGCACAGATGATTACGTAGAAGCAGCTTGGATGACCACCCGCTTTTTCGGAGCACAGCGTTCGGGTGAAGGCCCCAACTGGATTCTGGATGGCACCAATCATACAACCAGTTTTACAAAGGATAGCTACAACGGCAAAAATGTGAGCGGCGGTTGGTTCGACTGCGGTGACCACGTGATGTATGGTCAGTCCCAGGGTTACGCCTCTTACGTGCTCGCTTTGGCTTACGCTGAATTTACCGAAGGTTTCTACGACCTTTATACCGGCGACTATTCCGACTACAAGGCCAGCAAGGACTATTCCATGAAGGGCGGCAAGCCCAATAAGGAACGCGACTTGCTCGAAGAACTTCGCTACGAAGCCGATTTCTGGGTCAAGGCCGCTATTAGCAGTTCTGCTTTTGTGACTGTGAAGGGCGATGGCAACGCCGACCACACCAAGTGGGTGACCGCCGGTATGATGAGTACGCTGGGCTCGGGCGAAGGTGGTGAACCGCGCTCGATTACCGGAAACGCCAATGACGCCTACACTCCGGGTATGGCTGCCGCTATGCTCGCCGTGATGGCCCGTATGGATCCCGAAGAATCGAACCAGAAAAAGTACCTTGAAGCAGCCAAGACGGCGTACAGCTATGCCAAGGGCCACAAGGGTGTTACGACTTCGGGTGGATTCTATGAATCTACCTGGTGGGATGGCCGTACGCAGGATGGCGTGTTCCTTGCCGCCTTGGAACTTTACCGTACGACGAAAGACGAGACCTACAAGAAAGATGCTGAAAAGATTTTCGATGACCTGGAATTCATGAAGGGTACTTATACCAGATTGTCTTACAGCAACGCTGTGCCGCTTTCTGTGGTGCTGGGTGCTGGTGTGCTGGAACTTGAACCGGGTGGACAGTATCGCGATGTGGAACGTTTCTTGGATAAGCTTTACCAGGAAAAGGTTTCCAGCAGCGGTGTGTTCTTGGTCGAAACCAGCGGTAGCGATCATTTCCATGTTCGTTCTCCGGCGGGTGGCGCCTTCCTTTACGCGCTCTATGCCAAGTATTTTGATGATGATACCTACGACGATCAGGTTGAAAAGAATATCGCGTACTTGCTTGGCGACAATAGCAACAAGAAATCTTATGTGGTCGGCTTTACGAAGAATGGTGCTAACGCTCCGAAGTCTCCGCACCATCGTGGCTACTATGGTAACGAAGATCCGGGTCGCGAAGTGGATTCCGGTTTGCAGCCGCCCGAAAAGAACAAACTCCTGGGTGGTATGATTGCCGGTAACTTCAACAGCGGAAGCCATAGCGGTACTGTTTCTAACTGGCAGGAAAACGAAGTCTGCGTCGACATGAATGCCCCGCTGGTGGGTGCACTTGGCTACATCTTGAGCAAGAAGGCTCCGAAGACGGATGAAGAACTTGGTGTCAAGTCCGTCGCCAAGAAAGACACTGTCAAGAAAGATACCGTTAGCAAGGATACTGTCAAGAAGGACACTGTTGTCAAGGATTCCGGCGACGCCATTATCCCGCGTCTTTCTTTGACCAAGAACTTCAACCTGATTTCGAGCGGTTCCATGGTGAGCGTTTCGCAGATGTTGAACATGCCTTTCCGCGTGCAGGTATTTGACCTGACCGGTAAGCTTGTGCAGGAAGTCAAGAGCGAGGGTAAGAACCTTGAATTCAAGATTGAAAGCAAGGGTGTGTTCCGCGTGCGAGTTATCTCTGCTCGAGCAAGCGAGATGTTCACGGTGAAGGCTTATTAA
- a CDS encoding glycoside hydrolase family 2 protein, with translation MSKILSLDGDWQMIWDTEDAGISNRWYATYPKDTQEVQVPHIWERAFDKLLMSHDCAFYFKRFTIDDEKQVAKRIFLRFERIASHATVWLNGKLLGTHFGAYTPFIIELQKALKLGEENVLCVRVANMGALNSRIDFGRESADGADDRFVHPGELPVGLPWTQYPFGGIFGHVDLILGTAAFISDVKLEPDADTQRIACEISFNNPRGFQTRLRVLMRNPDGDVYEQFVNNLKLDKENMTQRFVFEVKEQQRHKFQWSPEHPNVYAIEFQMEIKAGKEKDGKEIKRAEYAFPVVRTFGFRKFDCLKGDYYLNDQILKIQGITYNQQWSEGGLWTFDNPKLEKDLQAVKAAGYNAIRSCGAPLSTQALDICDKLGLIVFQEFPIHTMRSTAQGLEIVKKLINDIVAEQHHHPCIGAWVMGAENGTLLLQNGNKLLNAISPVDMTRPVISNLNSIYIDNEGNFRKDTGKLLPVSVDKISTYATLRMNPRMTPNAAYTHFLAHSFDRDAEEISVPDTGLGDSHFQDEEENVVSDINNKMLVTLKNHTLLPETATNIKGPRSSKNQKAIKNAIKAIETFVESDMSIWKDYKSFVADANRIAIKSKLDQITALQSNPQIAGFFLDQWADCGTEFDGLCDENRVSKGFEDFSKEITTPSRALISELEHVVAPQSEISFQVTLLNNSRYEDVSVEVKLVDDKGKELATDKISPEEPAGKTSLTQMGICTMMAPRAEGSYKLQVTLINDGNKIHTTEEDLIVIAEADVKSAMKKVCFLDNSEESSDALAALTGPEQVIFTANLSSWPDEILDKLVDVVKNGGKTLLLSDLTQEDIDYLNQSHQFDCNIESHWSTGANELSLHYLPKGSELAPVFGEATVLDSNAAAVMPSLSLNELPGAKVFARSVTLKDGEVKTGSDLQLYPFGNGKIMFNQFNVFEGLETNVLADKLFATIVNLL, from the coding sequence ATGAGCAAGATTTTGAGCCTTGATGGCGACTGGCAGATGATTTGGGACACCGAAGATGCCGGTATTTCTAATCGTTGGTACGCTACTTACCCCAAAGACACCCAGGAAGTGCAAGTCCCCCACATTTGGGAAAGGGCTTTTGACAAGCTCTTGATGTCGCACGACTGCGCCTTCTACTTCAAGCGTTTTACCATCGATGACGAAAAACAGGTCGCAAAGCGCATTTTCTTGCGTTTTGAGCGCATTGCAAGCCATGCCACCGTTTGGCTGAACGGCAAACTCCTGGGCACCCACTTCGGCGCCTACACTCCCTTTATTATTGAACTCCAGAAGGCTTTGAAGCTCGGCGAAGAAAACGTACTCTGCGTGCGTGTCGCCAACATGGGCGCCCTCAACAGCCGCATTGACTTTGGCCGCGAAAGCGCCGACGGCGCCGATGACCGCTTCGTACACCCGGGCGAACTCCCGGTCGGCCTCCCCTGGACCCAGTACCCGTTTGGCGGTATCTTTGGCCATGTGGACCTGATTTTGGGCACAGCAGCCTTTATTTCCGACGTGAAGCTCGAACCCGATGCCGATACCCAGCGTATCGCCTGCGAAATCAGCTTCAACAACCCCCGCGGCTTCCAGACCAGGCTCCGCGTGCTCATGCGCAACCCCGATGGCGACGTTTACGAGCAGTTCGTGAACAACCTGAAGCTCGACAAGGAAAACATGACCCAGCGTTTTGTTTTCGAAGTCAAGGAACAGCAACGCCACAAGTTCCAGTGGAGCCCCGAACACCCGAACGTTTACGCCATTGAATTCCAGATGGAAATCAAGGCCGGCAAGGAAAAGGACGGCAAGGAAATCAAGCGCGCCGAATACGCGTTCCCCGTGGTGCGCACCTTCGGTTTCCGCAAGTTCGACTGCCTCAAGGGCGACTACTACCTGAACGACCAGATTTTGAAGATCCAGGGCATTACCTACAACCAGCAGTGGAGCGAAGGTGGCCTCTGGACGTTCGACAACCCGAAGCTCGAAAAGGACCTGCAGGCCGTGAAGGCTGCCGGCTACAACGCCATTCGTAGCTGCGGCGCCCCGCTTTCTACCCAGGCCCTCGACATTTGCGACAAGCTCGGTCTTATCGTGTTCCAGGAATTCCCGATCCACACCATGAGGTCTACCGCCCAGGGTCTTGAAATCGTCAAAAAACTGATCAACGACATCGTGGCAGAACAGCATCACCACCCCTGCATTGGCGCATGGGTCATGGGTGCCGAGAACGGCACGCTCCTGTTGCAGAACGGTAACAAGCTTTTGAACGCGATTAGCCCGGTCGACATGACTCGCCCGGTCATTAGCAACCTGAACAGTATTTACATCGACAACGAAGGTAACTTCCGCAAGGATACCGGCAAGCTCTTGCCCGTGTCTGTCGACAAGATTTCGACCTACGCCACGCTCCGCATGAACCCGCGTATGACGCCCAACGCCGCCTACACGCACTTCTTGGCCCACAGTTTTGACCGTGACGCCGAAGAAATTTCCGTGCCGGATACGGGCCTTGGCGACAGCCACTTCCAGGACGAAGAAGAAAATGTAGTCAGCGACATCAACAACAAGATGCTGGTGACACTCAAGAACCACACGCTCCTCCCGGAAACGGCCACCAACATCAAGGGACCGCGCAGTTCCAAGAACCAGAAGGCCATCAAGAACGCCATCAAGGCAATCGAAACCTTCGTGGAAAGCGACATGTCCATTTGGAAGGACTACAAGAGCTTTGTGGCCGACGCCAACCGCATCGCCATCAAGAGTAAGCTTGACCAGATTACCGCCCTCCAGAGCAACCCGCAGATTGCCGGTTTCTTCCTGGACCAGTGGGCCGACTGCGGCACCGAATTTGACGGTCTGTGCGACGAAAACCGCGTAAGCAAGGGTTTCGAAGATTTCTCGAAGGAAATCACGACTCCGAGCCGCGCCCTCATCAGCGAACTGGAACACGTGGTCGCCCCGCAGAGCGAAATCAGCTTCCAGGTGACGCTCCTGAACAACAGCCGTTACGAAGACGTGTCTGTGGAAGTCAAGCTGGTGGACGACAAGGGCAAGGAACTTGCAACCGACAAGATTTCCCCTGAAGAACCGGCCGGCAAGACGAGCCTTACGCAGATGGGCATTTGCACCATGATGGCCCCGCGTGCCGAAGGCAGCTACAAGTTGCAAGTGACGCTCATTAACGACGGCAACAAGATTCACACGACTGAAGAAGACTTGATTGTGATTGCCGAAGCCGACGTGAAGAGCGCCATGAAGAAGGTCTGCTTCTTGGACAACAGCGAAGAATCCAGCGACGCACTCGCCGCTCTCACTGGTCCGGAACAGGTGATCTTTACCGCAAACCTGAGCTCTTGGCCCGACGAAATTCTGGACAAGCTCGTGGATGTCGTGAAGAACGGTGGCAAGACGCTCCTGCTTTCCGACCTCACGCAAGAAGACATCGACTACCTGAACCAGAGCCACCAGTTCGACTGCAATATCGAATCTCACTGGAGCACGGGTGCAAACGAACTCAGCTTGCACTACTTGCCCAAGGGTTCCGAACTCGCACCGGTATTCGGCGAAGCCACTGTTCTTGACAGCAATGCCGCCGCCGTGATGCCGAGCCTTTCGCTGAACGAACTGCCGGGCGCCAAGGTATTTGCTCGCTCCGTCACTTTGAAAGATGGCGAAGTCAAGACCGGTTCGGACCTGCAGCTCTACCCGTTCGGTAACGGCAAGATCATGTTCAACCAGTTTAACGTATTCGAAGGTCTGGAAACGAACGTGCTCGCCGACAAGCTGTTTGCGACGATCGTGAATTTGCTGTAA
- a CDS encoding glutamate-5-semialdehyde dehydrogenase, protein MTCSNLKYSNLEEYSDLLARNAQKASKTLRTLPGEKRSAVLNRVAQILRDRKPEILAANKIDLEAAAGKLDDSKMDRLTLNDARIEAMAKGAEEIASFADPLNKVLESRELKNGIKISRVAVPIGSVFFIFESRPNVTIDGACLCFKAGNAVILRGGKESLNSAKCLAGIFHEALAEEGIDQDAVQLVTETSHDLVGMLLQRNDCLDLVIPRGGERLIRAVVEQSKIPVIKHFNGICHVYVDKSADMDKAVNILINAKTQRTGVCNAMECVIIDRHIDDATTKKLIDCLADRGVELFGNKDAQSHDSRIKDIGDDSNYHHEYLALKASVKFVDNVAEACDHIEKNSSRHTEAVVAEDASVQDYFVANVDSSSVMVNASTRFADGGEYGLGAEVGISTDKLHARGPMGVESLCSYKWILRGNGQVRG, encoded by the coding sequence ATGACTTGCTCCAATTTGAAATATTCCAACTTGGAAGAATACTCCGACCTTTTGGCCAGAAACGCCCAGAAGGCAAGCAAGACGCTCCGTACCCTGCCGGGAGAAAAGCGTAGCGCCGTGCTGAATCGCGTTGCCCAAATTTTGCGCGACCGTAAGCCAGAAATCCTTGCCGCAAACAAGATTGACCTTGAAGCCGCCGCCGGAAAGCTCGACGACTCGAAGATGGACCGTCTGACTTTGAATGACGCCCGCATCGAGGCCATGGCCAAGGGCGCCGAAGAAATCGCCTCTTTTGCAGACCCGCTGAACAAGGTCCTCGAAAGCCGCGAACTCAAGAACGGCATCAAGATTAGCCGCGTGGCCGTGCCTATCGGTTCTGTGTTCTTTATTTTTGAAAGCCGCCCGAACGTAACGATCGATGGCGCCTGCCTCTGCTTTAAGGCAGGCAATGCTGTGATTTTGCGCGGCGGTAAGGAATCTCTGAATTCCGCCAAGTGCCTCGCCGGAATCTTCCACGAAGCCCTTGCCGAAGAAGGCATTGACCAAGACGCTGTGCAGCTCGTGACCGAAACGAGCCATGATCTGGTTGGTATGCTTTTGCAGCGCAACGATTGCCTCGACCTCGTGATTCCCCGCGGTGGCGAACGCCTGATTCGCGCCGTCGTAGAACAGAGCAAGATTCCTGTGATCAAGCACTTCAACGGCATTTGCCACGTGTACGTGGACAAGTCTGCCGATATGGACAAGGCAGTTAACATCTTGATTAACGCCAAGACGCAGCGCACGGGCGTGTGCAACGCCATGGAATGCGTGATTATTGACCGCCATATCGATGATGCCACTACCAAGAAGTTGATCGATTGCCTCGCCGACCGCGGCGTAGAACTCTTTGGCAACAAGGACGCCCAGAGCCACGATAGCCGTATCAAGGATATTGGCGACGACAGCAATTACCACCACGAATACCTTGCCCTCAAGGCAAGCGTCAAGTTCGTCGATAACGTGGCCGAAGCCTGCGACCATATCGAAAAGAACAGCAGCCGCCACACCGAAGCGGTCGTTGCTGAAGACGCATCCGTTCAGGACTACTTTGTCGCGAACGTGGACAGCAGCAGCGTGATGGTGAACGCCAGTACGCGCTTTGCCGACGGTGGCGAATACGGCCTCGGCGCCGAAGTGGGCATTTCTACCGACAAGTTGCATGCCCGCGGCCCTATGGGCGTGGAAAGCCTCTGCAGCTACAAGTGGATTCTCCGCGGCAACGGCCAGGTGAGAGGTTAA
- the rplU gene encoding 50S ribosomal protein L21 — protein MYSIVETGGFQYKVELGKAYKVPTLDAAVGSELELKSVLLFAGKEVQIGTPVLNDASVKVEILAHGKYDTVIVYKKKRRTRYERRNGHRQGYTEVLVTELRSGAESAKVDSKVIDRNRARVAALAKQKVQSVPLTRKEKIAQGLPKPAKVKKNSLRKAKEV, from the coding sequence ATGTATTCTATTGTTGAAACAGGTGGTTTCCAGTATAAAGTTGAGCTGGGCAAGGCTTACAAGGTCCCCACGCTCGATGCCGCTGTTGGTTCCGAACTGGAGCTCAAGTCCGTTCTTCTTTTCGCAGGAAAAGAAGTGCAAATCGGCACCCCTGTCCTGAACGACGCCTCCGTGAAGGTTGAAATTCTTGCCCACGGCAAGTATGACACCGTCATCGTTTACAAGAAGAAGCGCCGTACCCGTTACGAACGTCGTAACGGTCATCGTCAGGGCTATACCGAGGTGCTGGTTACGGAACTTCGCTCCGGCGCAGAATCCGCAAAGGTCGACTCCAAGGTTATCGATCGCAACCGCGCTCGCGTGGCTGCCCTCGCCAAGCAGAAGGTACAGTCTGTGCCTCTGACTCGCAAGGAAAAGATTGCCCAGGGTCTCCCGAAGCCCGCCAAGGTTAAGAAGAACTCTCTGCGTAAGGCTAAGGAGGTATAA
- the rpmA gene encoding 50S ribosomal protein L27 gives MAHKKGQGSVRNGRDSNAKYLGVKKYAGEVVKAGNIIVRQRGSHFHKGSNVGMGRDFTLFSLVDGKVKFERLDAKRQKVSVYPEEN, from the coding sequence ATGGCTCATAAGAAAGGTCAAGGTTCAGTACGTAACGGCCGCGACAGTAACGCCAAGTACCTTGGTGTTAAGAAGTATGCGGGCGAAGTCGTCAAGGCTGGCAACATCATCGTTCGTCAGCGCGGTTCTCACTTCCACAAGGGCTCCAACGTGGGTATGGGCAGAGACTTCACTCTGTTCTCTCTCGTCGATGGCAAGGTGAAGTTCGAACGCCTCGATGCAAAGCGTCAGAAAGTTTCTGTCTATCCGGAAGAAAACTAA
- a CDS encoding histidine-type phosphatase, protein MKKILALLLTMAISGFAQDRHQMGSNYYAYPTPTAKYTKAPAGYKPFYLSHYGRHGSRFHQPADHYHALYSTLAKADSLGKLTDLGKSLLERAKYLDEYAAPRAGDLTQLGVAQHQGIAKRMVKNFPEVFKNDAYVEAYASTSVRCVVSMAAFLEELHAQKPKVEIHQESGKYLMSFISPLDFGKIIGESNTPAWQKENEKLYSHVNPTRMMRAIFNDSNYIKKNVDGGDLLSKIYEIGNSLQGSPEIEFNFDDLWTDEELTARWHAQNAWWYSVLGNNPFAKKQGLENARPLLKNVLDEADKAIAADTTKADKTAAKPAKKTTATLRFGHDTVIFPFAVLLQLENGSMSTGIETADMENLHKVWRDYEISPMAANVQFVFYKSAKKGSPILIKVMLNEIEQKLPVTCDSATIKNCPAAPYYRWDDVREFYRK, encoded by the coding sequence ATGAAAAAAATTCTCGCACTATTGCTCACGATGGCGATTTCGGGATTTGCCCAGGACCGTCACCAGATGGGTAGCAATTACTACGCCTACCCCACTCCAACCGCCAAGTACACCAAGGCTCCCGCCGGCTACAAGCCATTCTACCTGAGTCATTATGGCAGACACGGCAGCCGTTTTCACCAGCCTGCCGACCATTACCACGCTCTGTACAGCACGCTTGCCAAGGCCGATTCTTTAGGTAAGCTCACCGATTTGGGCAAAAGCCTGCTTGAACGCGCCAAGTACTTAGACGAATACGCCGCCCCGCGCGCAGGCGATTTGACCCAGCTCGGCGTGGCCCAGCACCAGGGAATCGCAAAGCGCATGGTCAAGAATTTCCCCGAAGTGTTCAAGAATGACGCCTACGTAGAAGCCTACGCCAGCACCAGCGTACGCTGCGTCGTAAGCATGGCCGCATTCCTCGAAGAACTGCATGCACAAAAACCCAAAGTCGAGATTCACCAGGAATCAGGCAAATACCTGATGAGCTTCATCAGCCCGCTCGACTTCGGGAAAATCATCGGCGAATCGAACACACCCGCCTGGCAAAAAGAAAACGAAAAACTCTACAGCCACGTGAATCCGACTCGCATGATGCGCGCGATTTTCAACGATTCCAACTACATCAAGAAGAATGTAGACGGAGGCGATCTTTTAAGCAAGATTTATGAAATCGGAAACAGCCTGCAAGGCAGCCCCGAAATCGAATTCAACTTCGACGATTTGTGGACCGACGAAGAACTCACTGCTCGTTGGCACGCGCAAAATGCCTGGTGGTATAGCGTGCTCGGCAACAATCCCTTCGCTAAAAAGCAAGGTCTTGAAAACGCACGTCCGCTCCTGAAAAACGTTTTGGACGAAGCCGACAAGGCGATTGCCGCCGACACGACAAAGGCCGACAAGACTGCCGCAAAGCCCGCCAAAAAAACCACGGCCACACTCCGTTTCGGGCATGACACTGTCATTTTCCCGTTCGCCGTATTGTTGCAACTAGAAAACGGTTCGATGAGTACCGGCATCGAAACCGCCGACATGGAAAATCTGCACAAAGTATGGCGTGATTACGAAATAAGCCCGATGGCAGCAAACGTGCAATTCGTCTTCTACAAATCAGCAAAGAAAGGCTCCCCCATTTTGATAAAGGTGATGCTCAACGAAATCGAGCAAAAGCTGCCCGTGACATGCGATTCAGCGACAATAAAGAACTGCCCCGCAGCGCCTTATTACCGCTGGGATGACGTAAGAGAGTTCTACAGGAAATAA